One window from the genome of Mumia sp. ZJ1417 encodes:
- a CDS encoding DUF6343 family protein, which yields MSSHSRSGPHLRRTGAEPKEALSAYGMRLGLSLGGLVVFTALALWALLAPDATDTLVVLGVASAVIAVVALADVVLVVRGMRRSRPRHRG from the coding sequence ATGAGCTCACACTCCCGCTCCGGACCGCACCTGAGGCGTACCGGCGCTGAGCCCAAGGAGGCCCTCAGTGCGTACGGGATGCGCCTCGGCCTGTCCCTCGGAGGTCTCGTCGTCTTCACCGCGCTCGCGCTGTGGGCCCTGCTGGCGCCGGACGCCACCGACACCCTGGTCGTCCTGGGCGTCGCGAGCGCCGTGATCGCGGTCGTCGCCCTCGCGGACGTGGTGCTGGTCGTACGCGGCATGCGGCGCTCTCGGCCGCGGCACCGCGGGTGA